GCGGGACAGATCGATCCGCGCGCACCGACCGCCCCGGGTGCGACTGCGCCCGGCATCGTGGGGCTGCTGAACAGCGGCCTCATCAACATCTTCTCGACCAACAAGACGCCCGAAGAACTGGCGCTGCTCGAATCGGTCTCGGCCGACGGCACGCTGCTCTACGGGGGCAAGTACGACGTCATCCAGTTCGATGCGTCGGTTGCCGGCTCTTTGTTCGAACTGCCCGGTGGACCGGTCCAGCTGGCGATCGGTGCGGACTTCCGACGCGAAGGGTACTCGTTCAACGGGTCTCCCAGCGCGGAAATCGACACGCCGGAAATCTTCAACGTCGCCTTCGACAACCAGAACGCCCTCAACGACGCATCGCGCGAAGTGAAGGCCGCCTATGCCGAAGTCCTGATCCCGATCTTCGACGCGCTCGAAGTGACGGCAGCGGGCCGCGTCGACGAGTATTCGGGCTTCGGCAGCACTTTCAATCCGAAGTTCACCGCGAAGTTCACGCCGACCCCGTGGCTCCTGTTCCGCGGGTCCTACAACACCGGCTTCCGCGTCCCGACGTTCAACCAGATCTTCAACGGGCAGGCGCAGAGCCCGAACCCGCTGACCAATGCCCTGGTCGATCCCACCACGTGTCCGAGCGGTGTGGTCAGCACGACCGATCCGGGCTGTTTCGCGATCAATCCGGACTCGATCAGCGGCGGCAACCCCGACGTCGGCCCGGAAACGTCCGAGCAGTTCTCGGTCGGCGTCGTCCTGCGGCCCGCGCCGCGGTTCAGCGCCTCGGTCGATTTCTGGTCGATCGCGGTCGACGATACGATCGGCGCCCTGACCATCCGCCAGCTGCTCGACAACAACCAGTTCTTCCCCGATCGCATCATCCGCACCAACGGCATCATCACCCTGCTAGATGTGACGGCCGACAATATAGGCTCGCGTCGCACGAAGGGCCTTGAAGTCTCGCTGCGTGGCGGGTTCGATGCCTTCGGCGGCTCGTTCGAGGCGGGTCTCGACGGAACCTGGCTGCTGGAGAAGAAGGAACGCTTTCTCCCCACCGCCGAATACGAGGACATCATCGGCAAGTTTACCTACGCCGGCGACCTCGCGCTCGAGTGGAAGCACAATGCCTGGATCAGCTATGCGAAGGACGACTTCCAGCTCACCTTCTCGCAGATCTTCCGCAACGGCTACCAGAACAACGGCCTGCCGACCCTGACGAACAATGTCAGCGCATCGCGGCCCGACTACAACGAGCGTGTCGACGACTACATCATCTACAACCTGTCGGCGACGCAGCGCATCGACGATGCGTTCAGTATCACGGCGGGCGTGAAGAACCTGTTCGACACCGACCCGCCGTTCGCGATCACCTATGACAGCAACACCGGGGCCGGCAGTTCGTGGGAGCCGCGCGTGGCCGATCCACGGGGACGCTCGTTCACCATTCTCGCCCAGGTCCGCTTTTAAGCGAACCACAGGTGCAAAGTTCGGGGTGGCCGAACCGCTTATGAGCGGTGAGGTCACCCCGTTTTCTTTGCGGTCGCCGTCCCGAGGCGAAGCGAGGTGCATCGCCGCGTACCAGGTCGAATAGCCTGAGGTTATCGGCTTTCTCCGCCATTGAATGCTTCGTGCCTCGCGGCCGGACTATGATCGTCCGACGTCGGGGAAGAGGTACGGCTGCATGACAAGACGAGCGCTCCTGCTGGCGTCGGCCGCCGTGCTGGCGCTCGGCGCGGGCATCGGACTGGTCGCGAAAGCCTCGCCTTTCCGGACTTCTCCCGCTCCTCGTCCCCGAGCACCCATTGCCATCACGCAGGATATTTTCGGCATTCCGCATATCCGGGCGGAGTCGCTGCACGATGCGTATTTCGGGCAGGGTTACGTGGTCGCGCGGGACCGGCTCTTCCAGCTGGACCTGGACCTGAGGCGGGACATGGGCCGCATGGCGGAAGCATTCGGGCCCGGTTTCCTGGCCGCGGATCGGGCCGCGCGCCTGTTCCACTATCGTGGCGATGTGGCAGCCGAACTGGCGTCCATACCCGATGATGTGGTCGATTGCGTTCAGGGATATTGTGCCGGCATCAACGCCCGCATTGCGGAAATTGCGGTTGAACCGGCGCTCGCACCGCCCGAATATACAATCCTCGGTATCACGCCGTTGCTCTGGACGCTGGAGGATTGCATCCGCCGGCGCGGCGCGGGGAGCGATGATGCGGACGAGCAGATACGGCGCGCGATGCTGGAGGCGCGCGACCTGCTCGAATACGAGCGGTGGCGCGAGCCGCTGCGCCCGGCCTGGTCGTTTACCGTGCCCGACGGACTGGATTGCACTCAGGCGAGCCGGGACGATCTGGGCGCGCTGCGCGACCTCCATCGCGCTTCGCCATTCGAACCCGTCACCGTGGCGGGCCTGTCGGACCTGTTGCTGCGCGAAGGACGCCGCACGGACCTTGCGGCGCAGGGCAGCAATGCGTGGACCGTCGACGGCACGCGTAGTGCAACCGGCCGTCCCATCCTCGCCAACGATCCCCATCTCGCCATCGGTGAATTCAGCCCGCGGCATATCGTCCACATGACCGCACCGGGGCTAGACATCATCGGCGCCGGCTATCCCGGACTACCGGGGATCATGCAGGGGCATACCGAATTCTTCGCCTTCGGCCGGACCAATTTCCATATCGATCAGACCGACCTTTTCGTCCTCGACACCCATCCGGACGACCCGGAACGGTACTGGCATAACGGCGAGTGGACCGCCTTTGAAGTCGTGGAAGAAACCATATCGGTCAACGGCGGCGAACCCGATGTCGCGACTCTTCGATACGCCGGTGGGCGGCCGGTCATAGCCCGCGATCCGGAACGCAACCGCGCGATCGCATTGTCGACCGTCACCATGCTGCCCGGCGCCAACATGCGCTTCGCCATCGTTGCGCTGAACCTTGCATCGGACTGGGACAGCCTGCGCGATGCGTTCCGGCTGCATGTCTCGCCAACGAATTTCCATTACGCGGACATGGACGGCAATACCGCGTGGCAGGCCATCGGTTACGCCCCGCGGCGCCCCCGGCACGACGGCCTTTTTCCGGCGCCCGGAGATGGTTCTTTCGACTGGACCGGCCTGCTCGACCTTGCGGAGATGCCGGGCATTTCCAATCCGCCGGCCGGATGGATCGCGTCGGCCAACGACATGAACCTGCCGTCCGACTATCCTCATGCAGAGCGTATCCTGAGCTTCACTTGGTCGGACCCCTTCCGGCACGATCGGATCAAGCAGGTCCTGGGGGCGCAGGACCGGCATACAATTGCGGACAGTATCGCACTCCTGCACGACGTCCGCTCGCTCCCGGCTCTGGCGCTGAAGGCAATGCTTCCGGCCTTGCCTTCCCCGGAGGCCGAAAAGGCCGCGGTCATGCTTGCGGAATGGGACGGCGATCTTGATGCCGACAGCCCCGCCGCCCTGCTGTTCGAGATGGTGCTGCCCGGCCTGTCGGACCTGTTTCATCGTACGGCCATACCCGAACAGGCCCGCGACCTGATCACCTGCGTCAATCTGGATGCGATGCTGCAGGCGCTGGAAAATCTGGATCCGGTTCTGGGCGAAGCACCGCAATCGGCCCGCGACGCGATGGTGGACGCGGCGCTGGGGGCAGGTTGGGCGAAAGCGATCGAGGTCGCTGGGGACGATCCTACGCAATGGCGTTGGGGTGATTTGCATACCGTCGACATCGCCCATCCACTCTCCGCGCTTACGGAAATTGACAGGGCGTTTCCGCCGATTGCCGGCGGTCGTTCGGGCGGGGACGGCAACACCGTGATGGCGCGCGGGATGCGGGCCGGTGGAGGCTACGACGTGCGCCACGGGGCGAGCTTCCTCTTCGTGGCGGATGTGGGCGACTGGGACCGGACGCGCTTCCTGTTGCTGGCTGGCCAGTCCGCCGATCCGCGCTCACCGCATTACCGCGATTTCTACGAAAGATGGCTGGCGGGCGATATGCCGGAGCTGCCCTTCAGCCCGGAGGCGATCGAAGCGGTCGCCGCGCAAACGTTCACTTTGCCGGCAGGCTGACGCTCAGTTCCCCGCCGCGATGGCAAGAAGGGCTGCGTCCATCGCGGCAGTTGCTGCACCGTCTTCGCCCGGCGGGATATCGTTGGCAAAGGCCGAGAAGACCAGGGTCTCACCGCTGGTGGTGACGAGGTAGCCCGAAAGGGCGCGCGAGGCGTTGAGGGACCCGGTCTTGGCGAAAATTCGCCCGGCGAGAGGCGTGTCCCTGAAGCGACGTCCCAGCGTACCGTCCTCTCCGCCCACAGGCAGGCTCTCGCGCCAGGTCGCGCCCCAAGGTTGCTCTGCCGCCCAGCGCAGCAACGCGGTGGTCCCGCGCGGTGTCAACCTGTTGTAGCTCGACATCCCTGATCCGTCGGCCAATAGGTAGGATCCCTCCGGCAGTCCGGCGCGCGCCGTGACCCGCGCGAGGGCCGCCTGGCCGGACTCGATCGAGCCATCGCCTGCCACGCGACCGATCCTGCGCAGCATCAGCTCCGAATGCATGTTCTGGCTGACCTTGTTAATGGTGACGACATCGGCGGCGAGGTCTTCCGGTGCAAGCTGCGCCAGCATGTTTTCGGTCCCGCTCTCGTCGATATCGGAAGCCCTCGCCGGCGATGCCTGCCGAACCTCCAAATCGCCTGTGACCGTCACGCCGCGATCGGCCAGCATGCGGGCCAGCCGCCAGGCCGCGTAGCGTGCCGGATCGTCGATTCCTAGCGTG
This genomic interval from Qipengyuania sp. JC766 contains the following:
- a CDS encoding penicillin acylase family protein codes for the protein MTRRALLLASAAVLALGAGIGLVAKASPFRTSPAPRPRAPIAITQDIFGIPHIRAESLHDAYFGQGYVVARDRLFQLDLDLRRDMGRMAEAFGPGFLAADRAARLFHYRGDVAAELASIPDDVVDCVQGYCAGINARIAEIAVEPALAPPEYTILGITPLLWTLEDCIRRRGAGSDDADEQIRRAMLEARDLLEYERWREPLRPAWSFTVPDGLDCTQASRDDLGALRDLHRASPFEPVTVAGLSDLLLREGRRTDLAAQGSNAWTVDGTRSATGRPILANDPHLAIGEFSPRHIVHMTAPGLDIIGAGYPGLPGIMQGHTEFFAFGRTNFHIDQTDLFVLDTHPDDPERYWHNGEWTAFEVVEETISVNGGEPDVATLRYAGGRPVIARDPERNRAIALSTVTMLPGANMRFAIVALNLASDWDSLRDAFRLHVSPTNFHYADMDGNTAWQAIGYAPRRPRHDGLFPAPGDGSFDWTGLLDLAEMPGISNPPAGWIASANDMNLPSDYPHAERILSFTWSDPFRHDRIKQVLGAQDRHTIADSIALLHDVRSLPALALKAMLPALPSPEAEKAAVMLAEWDGDLDADSPAALLFEMVLPGLSDLFHRTAIPEQARDLITCVNLDAMLQALENLDPVLGEAPQSARDAMVDAALGAGWAKAIEVAGDDPTQWRWGDLHTVDIAHPLSALTEIDRAFPPIAGGRSGGDGNTVMARGMRAGGGYDVRHGASFLFVADVGDWDRTRFLLLAGQSADPRSPHYRDFYERWLAGDMPELPFSPEAIEAVAAQTFTLPAG